The genome window CGACGCGAGTCAGTTCGGTGCGGCGCTCCTCGTTGAGTTCCGGCAGCGGAATTCGCATCACGTTGCCTTCCGTCATCGGGTTCAGCCCCAGTTCCGACTCGCGAATGGCCTTTTCGACAGCCTTGACCATGCTGTTGTCCCAGACGGTGACGGACAGCATACGGGCCTCCGGCGCCGAAATACTGGCGACCTGGTTCAGCGGCATGCTGGCGCCATAGGCGTCGACATGGATCGGCGTCAGCAGATCCGTGGATGCGCGTCCCGTCCGGAGACCTTGAAACTCGGTCGCCAGATTTTCCAGTGCACCTTCCATCCGGCGCTTCAGATCTTTCATATTCGCAGACATTTCCTATTCACCC of Alphaproteobacteria bacterium contains these proteins:
- the frr gene encoding ribosome recycling factor — translated: MKDLKRRMEGALENLATEFQGLRTGRASTDLLTPIHVDAYGASMPLNQVASISAPEARMLSVTVWDNSMVKAVEKAIRESELGLNPMTEGNVMRIPLPELNEERRTELTRVAGKYAEHARIAVRNIRRDGMDTLKRQEKDGEIGQDELHRGQDDIQKLTDEYVAKVDAALAEKEKDIMQV